From Carya illinoinensis cultivar Pawnee chromosome 5, C.illinoinensisPawnee_v1, whole genome shotgun sequence, one genomic window encodes:
- the LOC122308833 gene encoding probable ribose-5-phosphate isomerase 2: MAIPYPHFIGSEKSAMETGILVPSSPSSATLSPVILTQDELKRIAAYKAVEYVKSGMVLGLGTGSTAKHAVDRIGELLRQGKLHSIVGIPTSKKTHDQAVSLGIPLSDLDAHPVVDLAIDGADEVDPFLNLVKGRGGSLLREKMVESSCRKFVVIVDESKLVKHLGGSGLAMPVEIVPFCWKFTAQRLQNLFEDSGCVAQLRTSVENGEPFVTDNRNYIVDLYFKKDIGDLKAASDEILRLAGVVEHGMFLDMATTVIVAGELGVTVKNKLK, from the coding sequence ATGGCCATCCCTTATCCCCATTTTATTGGTTCAGAGAAGTCCGCCATGGAGACGGGGATTCTCGTCCCTTCTTCTCCATCATCTGCTACTCTGTCTCCGGTCATTCTGACCCAGGACGAGCTCAAGAGGATTGCCGCATACAAGGCCGTGGAGTACGTGAAGTCCGGCATGGTCCTCGGACTCGGCACCGGCTCAACTGCCAAGCACGCAGTAGACCGCATCGGTGAGCTATTGCGCCAAGGCAAGCTCCATAGTATCGTCGGCATCCCCACGTCGAAGAAAACCCACGACCAAGCCGTTTCCCTCGGCATCCCTCTATCTGATCTCGACGCGCACCCTGTCGTCGACCTCGCCATCGACGGCGCCGACGAGGTCGACCCCTTCCTTAACCTCGTCAAGGGCCGAGGTGGGTCCCTCCTCCGCGAGAAAATGGTGGAGAGCTCTTGCCGGAAGTTCGTCGTCATTGTGGATGAGTCCAAGCTCGTCAAGCATCTGGGTGGTAGTGGGCTCGCCATGCCGGTCGAGATAGTACCCTTTTGTTGGAAGTTCACCGCACAGAGACTGCAGAACCTGTTTGAGGACTCGGGTTGCGTTGCCCAGCTCAGGACTTCTGTCGAAAACGGAGAACCCTTTGTGACAGATAATAGGAATTACATTGTGGATTTGTATTTTAAGAAGGATATTGGGGATTTGAAGGCCGCGAGCGATGAGATTTTGCGGCTAGCTGGTGTTGTGGAGCACGGGATGTTCCTTGACATGGCCACTACGGTGATTGTGGCCGGGGAGCTCGGCGTCACGGTCAAGAATAAGCTCAAGTGA
- the LOC122311801 gene encoding protein PIN-LIKES 2-like isoform X1 → MNLLSVTQVFCRKLTRPPGLLLFHVLNNCWFLVQTDKMSRYLTELYQNNMKSSGEDLLTAIIPLMNLLSLTAIGLVLAHPKTQIIPRATFKLLSKLVFALFLPCLIFTELGESTTLENFAQWWFIPINVLISTAIGCFLGYLVVIICRPPPQFKRFTIIMTAFGNTGNLPLAIVGSVCHTADNPFGPHCHSRGVAYVSFSSWVSVILVYTLVYHMMEPPLEYYEIIEEGVEIEEEQAVNDASRPLLVEAEWPGIEDKETEHSKTPFIARTFQSISNVSESSFPDIEVLGEGGRNSPRSSPRSIRCLAEPKVMRRIRIVAEQTPIQHILQPPTIASLLAIIIGTVPQLKALFFGYDVPLSFVTDSLEILGGAMVPSVMLMLGGMLAEGPIDSTLGLRTTVGISIARLLVLPVLGIGIVALSDKMNLLVQVDAMYRFVLLLQYTMPSAILLGAIASLRGYAVGKASSLLFWQHVFALLSLSLYIVIYFKIISYV, encoded by the exons ATGAATCTTCTCTCTGTAACTCAAGTTTTTTGCCGCAAGCTTACTAGGCCTCCCGGGTTATTACTCTTCCATGTTCT AAATAATTGTTGGTTTTTGGTGCAAACGGACAAAATGTCGCGTTACTTGACTGAGCTATATCAAAATAATATGAAGTCTAGTGGTGAAGATTTGCTAACTGCAATAATCCCTTTGATGAACCTCCTTTCCCTCACGGCTATTGGTCTGGTTCTTGCCCACCCAAAAACCCAAATAATCCCGAGAGCGACATTTAAGCTCCTCAGCAAGCTTGTTTTTGCTCTGTTCTTGCCGTGCCTAATCTTTACCGAACTTGGTGAAAGCACTACACTTGAGAACTTTGCTCAGTGGTGGTTTATACCCATTAATGTGTTGATCAGTACTGCTATTGGTTGTTTCCTTGGGTACTTAGTCGTGATTATTTGCCGCCCACCACCACAGTTTAAAAGATTCACCATTATCATGACTGCATTTGGTAATACCGGAAATCTCCCTCTTGCCATTGTCGGATCTGTTTGTCACACTGCAGATAACCCATTTGGACCCCATTGTCATTCGAGAGGGGTGGCTTATGTCTCTTTTTCTTCCTGGGTTTCTGTGATTCTTGTTTATACCCTTGTGTATCACATGATGGAACCTCCGTTGGAGTATTATGAGATTATTGAAGAAGGGGTTGAAATTGAGGAAGAGCAAGCAGTTAATGATGCCAGTAGGCCTCTCCTTGTAGAGGCTGAATGGCCAGGTATTGAGGATAAAGAAACTGAGCATTCCAAGACACCCTTTATTGCTAGAACTTTCCAAAGCATATCAAATGTTTCAGAGTCTTCTTTTCCTGATATCGAGGTTTTGGGAGAAGGTGGTAGGAACAGCCCCAGGTCCAGCCCCAGGTCCATTAGATGTTTGGCTGAGCCTAAAGTCATGAGGAGGATCAGAATTGTTGCCGAGCAAACGCCAATACAGCACATACTTCAACCCCCAACGATTGCTTCTTTGTTAGCTATCATCATTGGCACAGTGCCTCAGCTAAAGGCTCTTTTCTTTGGATATGATGTTCCACTATCTTTTGTCACTGACAGTTTAGAGATTTTAGGTGGTGCAATGGTGCCTTCTGTGATGCTTATGCTTGGAGGTATGCTCGCAGAGGGACCAATAGATTCTACACTTGGGCTTCGAACGACAGTTGGTATAAGCATTGCAAGGCTCTTAGTGCTTCCCGTGCTTGGAATCGGTATAGTAGCATTATCTGACAAGATGAATCTTCTGGTCCAGGTTGATGCAATGTACAGATTTGTTCTTTTGTTGCAGTACACAATGCCAAGTGCCATTTTGTTGGGAGCAATTGCCAGCTTGAGGGGATATGCAGTTGGCAAGGCTTCATCGCTTCTCTTCTGGCAGCATGTGTTTGCCCTCCTCTCTCTTTCATTGTATATTGtgatttatttcaaaataatctCCTATGTTTGA
- the LOC122311801 gene encoding protein PIN-LIKES 2-like isoform X2 — MSRYLTELYQNNMKSSGEDLLTAIIPLMNLLSLTAIGLVLAHPKTQIIPRATFKLLSKLVFALFLPCLIFTELGESTTLENFAQWWFIPINVLISTAIGCFLGYLVVIICRPPPQFKRFTIIMTAFGNTGNLPLAIVGSVCHTADNPFGPHCHSRGVAYVSFSSWVSVILVYTLVYHMMEPPLEYYEIIEEGVEIEEEQAVNDASRPLLVEAEWPGIEDKETEHSKTPFIARTFQSISNVSESSFPDIEVLGEGGRNSPRSSPRSIRCLAEPKVMRRIRIVAEQTPIQHILQPPTIASLLAIIIGTVPQLKALFFGYDVPLSFVTDSLEILGGAMVPSVMLMLGGMLAEGPIDSTLGLRTTVGISIARLLVLPVLGIGIVALSDKMNLLVQVDAMYRFVLLLQYTMPSAILLGAIASLRGYAVGKASSLLFWQHVFALLSLSLYIVIYFKIISYV; from the coding sequence ATGTCGCGTTACTTGACTGAGCTATATCAAAATAATATGAAGTCTAGTGGTGAAGATTTGCTAACTGCAATAATCCCTTTGATGAACCTCCTTTCCCTCACGGCTATTGGTCTGGTTCTTGCCCACCCAAAAACCCAAATAATCCCGAGAGCGACATTTAAGCTCCTCAGCAAGCTTGTTTTTGCTCTGTTCTTGCCGTGCCTAATCTTTACCGAACTTGGTGAAAGCACTACACTTGAGAACTTTGCTCAGTGGTGGTTTATACCCATTAATGTGTTGATCAGTACTGCTATTGGTTGTTTCCTTGGGTACTTAGTCGTGATTATTTGCCGCCCACCACCACAGTTTAAAAGATTCACCATTATCATGACTGCATTTGGTAATACCGGAAATCTCCCTCTTGCCATTGTCGGATCTGTTTGTCACACTGCAGATAACCCATTTGGACCCCATTGTCATTCGAGAGGGGTGGCTTATGTCTCTTTTTCTTCCTGGGTTTCTGTGATTCTTGTTTATACCCTTGTGTATCACATGATGGAACCTCCGTTGGAGTATTATGAGATTATTGAAGAAGGGGTTGAAATTGAGGAAGAGCAAGCAGTTAATGATGCCAGTAGGCCTCTCCTTGTAGAGGCTGAATGGCCAGGTATTGAGGATAAAGAAACTGAGCATTCCAAGACACCCTTTATTGCTAGAACTTTCCAAAGCATATCAAATGTTTCAGAGTCTTCTTTTCCTGATATCGAGGTTTTGGGAGAAGGTGGTAGGAACAGCCCCAGGTCCAGCCCCAGGTCCATTAGATGTTTGGCTGAGCCTAAAGTCATGAGGAGGATCAGAATTGTTGCCGAGCAAACGCCAATACAGCACATACTTCAACCCCCAACGATTGCTTCTTTGTTAGCTATCATCATTGGCACAGTGCCTCAGCTAAAGGCTCTTTTCTTTGGATATGATGTTCCACTATCTTTTGTCACTGACAGTTTAGAGATTTTAGGTGGTGCAATGGTGCCTTCTGTGATGCTTATGCTTGGAGGTATGCTCGCAGAGGGACCAATAGATTCTACACTTGGGCTTCGAACGACAGTTGGTATAAGCATTGCAAGGCTCTTAGTGCTTCCCGTGCTTGGAATCGGTATAGTAGCATTATCTGACAAGATGAATCTTCTGGTCCAGGTTGATGCAATGTACAGATTTGTTCTTTTGTTGCAGTACACAATGCCAAGTGCCATTTTGTTGGGAGCAATTGCCAGCTTGAGGGGATATGCAGTTGGCAAGGCTTCATCGCTTCTCTTCTGGCAGCATGTGTTTGCCCTCCTCTCTCTTTCATTGTATATTGtgatttatttcaaaataatctCCTATGTTTGA